A region from the Corticium candelabrum chromosome 14, ooCorCand1.1, whole genome shotgun sequence genome encodes:
- the LOC134189828 gene encoding uncharacterized protein LOC134189828, with amino-acid sequence MRVQQFLSRSVLLALCSQLAPAEELSLQSSWLVSNPRREINQPMGMTFMTCTWISSSQSFANCKSSDVSYGGVTNFDVDNKEIFFDGYYMAIPYKTPFPQQPYCRITQHFLTGTHVSSVGALTTWNYLMLARTGRSINAMIRWTLTDSDFDVRVSVYCFAAMPAHGFLLQDKSTNVGVSLPSAWLFIDPVADSSAALGISFLRLARWDNIAGTVTVNDELPNTYGSVANMEPSLAKIEIINGHEMLYIPFTTTYGKSPLCMANSFDFSVSMATMPSANGVFLTRYLQSIYFDWSGAIDIITVFCIGAMQYQDLSANSSQYSKTASIPYVGLPSHWTVVNWDYDGNLPMGASLLACTWGTTNKKSIDCDSKQSYGGVANMDLQKAELEDSGYILKVPFIKSYAKLPHCFIGENQLEDQFVLPRLIVSVTTDSVSIHGVLGRSYVPWNWSNSTIGSSFTVLCFGVMSWNS; translated from the coding sequence ATGCGAGTTCAACAGTTTCTCTCAAGATCCGTCCTTCTGGCACTTTGCAGCCAACTTGCTCCAGCGGAAGAACTGTCACTGCAGTCATCTTGGCTTGTCTCAAATCCACGAAGAGAGATCAATCAACCTATGGGAATGACTTTTATGACTTGCACCTGGATATCAAGCAGTCAATCATTTGCCAACTGCAAGAGTAGCGATGTGAGCTACGGAGGCGTTACCAACTTCGACGTCGACAACAAAGAGATATTCTTCGATGGCTACTATATGGCAATTCCGTATAAGACGCCATTTCCACAACAACCGTACTGTAGAATAACTCAACACTTTCTTACAGGGACACACGTGTCGAGCGTGGGAGCATTGACAACTTGGAATTATCTGATGTTAGCACGGACAGGGAGATCTATAAATGCAATGATAAGGTGGACTCTCACCGATAGCGACTTCGATGTCAGGGTTAGCGTTTATTGTTTTGCTGCCATGCCTGCTCACGGATTTCTATTGCAAGACAAATCGACTAATGTGGGAGTATCACTGCCATCTGCTTGGCTCTTCATAGATCCAGTTGCGGATTCTTCTGCGGCTCTGGGTATCAGTTTCCTACGATTGGCTAGATGGGATAATATCGCGGGTACTGTTACAGTTAATGATGAGCTACCAAATACGTATGGATCTGTAGCAAATATGGAACCATCTCTTGCTAAGATAGAGATCATAAACGGTCATGAAATGCTGTATATACCGTTTACGACAACCTACGGGAAATCGCCTTTATGCATGGCTAACTCGTTTGACTTTTCGGTTTCTATGGCAACTATGCCATCTGCAAACGGAGTTTTTCTTACAAGATACTTGCAATCGATCTATTTTGATTGGTCCGGAGCCATCGACATAATTACAGTATTTTGCATTGGAGCCATGCAGTACCAAGACTTGAGTGCAAATTCCAGTCAATATTCAAAAACAGCTTCAATACCATACGTTGGTCTACCATCACACTGGACAGTGGTCAACTGGGATTATGACGGCAATCTGCCAATGGGTGCATCGCTCTTGGCCTGTACTTGGGGCACGACGAATAAAAAGTCGATCGACTGTGACTCGAAGCAAAGCTATGGAGGAGTGGCCAACATGGACTTGCAAAAGGCAGAGCTCGAAGATAGCGGATATATTCTCAAAGTCCCGTTCATTAAGTCATACGCAAAATTGCCTCACTGTTTTATTGGAGAAAACCAACTGGAAGACCAGTTTGTATTGCCGCGGTTGATTGTTTCCGTGACAACCGATTCGGTTTCAATCCATGGTGTTTTGGGAAGATCTTATGTTCCATGGAATTGGAGCAATTCCACCATTGGCTCGAGTTTTACAGTGTTGTGCTTCGGTGTGATGTCTTGGAACAGCTAA
- the LOC134189923 gene encoding uncharacterized protein LOC134189923: MRVQQFLSRSVLLALCSQLAPAEELSLQSSWLVSNPRKEINQPMGMTFMTCTWKSSSQSFANCKSNDVSYGGVTNFDVDNRILFFDGYFLAIPFKTPFPEPPYCRITQHFLTWTRVSSVGGFVTKSSLTLIRTGTYIDATERWTVTDSDFDVSVSVYCFAAMRAHGFLLQDKSTNVGVSLPSAWLFIDPVADSSAALGISFLLLATWDNIAGTVTIDDELPNTYGSVANMEPSLANIEIINGHEMLYIPFTTTYGKSPLCMAMSSDFRVAMATMSSANGVFLTKYFLSIYFDWSGANDRITVFCIGAMQYQDLSTNCSQYSKTASIPYVGLPSHWTVVNWDYDGNLPMGASLLACTWGTTNKKSIDCDSKQSYGGVANMDLQKAELEDSGYILKVPFIKPYAKLPHCFIGENQLEDNFKVPHLRVSMTTDSVSMFGPWSNSTIGFTVLCFGVMSWNS, from the coding sequence ATGCGAGTTCAACAGTTTCTCTCAAGATCCGTCCTTCTGGCACTTTGCAGCCAACTTGCTCCAGCGGAAGAACTGTCACTGCAGTCATCTTGGCTTGTCTCAAACCCACGCAAAGAGATCAATCAACCTATGGGAATGACTTTTATGACTTGCACCTGGAAATCAAGCAGTCAATCATTTGCCAACTGCAAGAGTAACGATGTAAGCTACGGAGGCGTTACCAACTTCGACGTCGACAACAGAATTTTATTCTTCGATGGCTACTTTTTGGCAATTCCGTTTAAGACGCCATTTCCAGAACCACCGTACTGTAGAATAACTCAACACTTTCTTACATGGACACGCGTGTCGAGCGTGGGAGGATTTGTAACAAAGTCTTCTCTGACGCTAATACGGACAGGGACATATATAGATGCAACCGAAAGGTGGACTGTCACCGATAGCGACTTCGATGTCAGTGTTAGCGTTTATTGTTTTGCTGCCATGCGTGCTCACGGATTTCTATTGCAAGACAAATCGACTAATGTGGGAGTATCACTGCCATCTGCTTGGCTCTTCATAGATCCAGTTGCGGATTCTTCTGCGGCTCTGGGTATCAGTTTCCTACTATTGGCTACATGGGATAATATCGCGGGTACTGTTACAATTGATGATGAGTTACCAAATACGTATGGATCTGTAGCAAATATGGAACCATCTCTTGCTAATATAGAGATCATAAACGGTCATGAAATGCTGTATATACCGTTTACGACTACCTACGGGAAATCGCCTTTATGTATGGCTATGTCGAGTGACTTTAGGGTTGCTATGGCAACTATGTCATCTGCAAACGGAGTTTTTCTTACAAAATACTTCCTATCGATCTATTTTGATTGGTCCGGAGCCAACGACAGAATTACAGTATTTTGCATTGGAGCCATGCAGTACCAAGACTTGAGTACAAATTGCAGTCAATATTCAAAAACAGCTTCAATACCATACGTTGGTCTACCATCACACTGGACAGTGGTCAACTGGGATTATGACGGCAATCTGCCAATGGGTGCATCGCTCTTGGCCTGTACTTGGGGCACGACGAATAAAAAGTCGATCGACTGTGACTCGAAGCAAAGCTATGGAGGAGTGGCCAACATGGACTTGCAAAAGGCAGAGCTCGAAGATAGCGGATATATTCTCAAAGTCCCGTTCATTAAACCATACGCAAAATTGCCTCACTGTTTTATTGGAGAAAACCAACTGGAAGACAATTTTAAAGTGCCGCATTTGCGTGTTTCCATGACAACCGATTCAGTTTCAATGTTTGGTCCTTGGAGCAATTCCACCATTGGCTTTACAGTGTTGTGCTTCGGTGTGATGTCTTGGAACAGCTAA